A part of Leptotrichia trevisanii DSM 22070 genomic DNA contains:
- a CDS encoding O-antigen ligase family protein: protein METKNQKYLEKLYLLLGASIFIHYVLVILFSILILVNIFTTGEYKKIFKDKSLITVGIVLGFSLITSAFYKNILGLIAIPIFLCIVVGRYYTLIVDVEFKKYNLEWMAKFSGISLFVGIGEFLFTHNRIGYFGYLNPNYLGSIMMMSAIINLYFVFEKKSKINFAIFFMNILTILLTGSRSSLIAVVLGIFVLFFYFLRRRYFVGCILMLLSYILGVISGIFPFLRESTLIEYFWLRIEIIDMAFRIFKKTNILYGHGNFFYYKFTNYVYPHSHNALVELLLSYGLIGTIALLAVFLRYLYDILRNDRNNVLKIALIAGIVVHNFTDFAIFWVQTVILFIMALAYKEQNEQIRGYRQKRNK from the coding sequence TTGGAAACAAAAAATCAGAAATATTTGGAAAAATTGTATTTACTTTTGGGTGCATCAATTTTTATACATTATGTTTTAGTTATTTTATTTAGCATTTTAATATTGGTAAATATTTTTACAACTGGAGAATATAAAAAAATATTTAAGGACAAGTCGCTAATTACGGTGGGAATTGTTTTAGGATTTTCACTTATAACTTCCGCCTTTTATAAAAATATTTTAGGATTAATCGCAATTCCGATATTTTTGTGTATTGTAGTTGGGCGTTATTATACACTGATTGTAGATGTGGAATTTAAAAAATATAATTTGGAGTGGATGGCAAAATTTTCTGGAATATCACTTTTTGTCGGAATTGGAGAATTTTTATTCACACATAATAGAATTGGCTATTTTGGATATCTTAATCCAAATTATTTGGGAAGCATTATGATGATGTCAGCAATTATAAATTTATATTTTGTTTTTGAAAAAAAATCAAAAATCAATTTTGCAATATTTTTCATGAATATTTTAACAATCCTGCTAACTGGCTCAAGATCTTCACTAATCGCCGTAGTTCTTGGGATATTTGTATTATTTTTCTACTTTTTACGAAGAAGATATTTTGTGGGATGTATTTTAATGCTTTTGTCATATATTCTAGGAGTAATTTCAGGAATCTTCCCATTTTTGCGGGAAAGCACACTTATAGAATATTTTTGGCTAAGAATTGAAATTATTGATATGGCATTCAGAATTTTTAAGAAAACAAATATTCTATACGGACATGGAAACTTTTTTTACTACAAATTTACAAATTACGTGTATCCGCATTCGCATAATGCACTTGTAGAACTGCTTTTAAGTTACGGACTAATTGGAACAATAGCTTTACTTGCCGTATTTTTACGTTATTTATACGATATTTTGAGAAATGACAGAAATAATGTGTTAAAAATTGCTCTGATTGCTGGAATTGTGGTACATAACTTTACCGATTTTGCAATTTTCTGGGTACAAACTGTAATACTGTTTATTATGGCTCTAGCCTATAAAGAACAAAATGAGCAGATACGTGGCTACAGGCAGAAACGAAATAAATAA
- a CDS encoding peptidase U32 family protein, giving the protein MEEAIDFDKKRKMNILAPAGNYEKLVAAVKAGANEVFFGLKGFGARRNNENLAMQEVFDGIDYAHSRGVKTLMTLNTILKDSEINSMYNNVKRVYEHGIDAVIVQDLGFVKFLKENFPDLKIHGSTQMTVANHVEANKLKELGLTRVCLARELSFEEIKSIREKTDIELEIFVSGSLCISYSGNCYISSFIGGRSGNRGLCAYSCRKKFTDENGENAYFLSPNDQLLQEKEINMLKDIGIDAIKVEGRKKSSEYVYETVSYYDNILKGTPRPTESYKLFNRGYSKGYFYLDNKLMNFKYSSNFGYFLGARIGESNNFKIDDELILGDGVQFVDENFEQIGGEYVNKIRIIETGKNGNSEKKNKKQNGKSENIEKISKADRFDIISIGKLPKGTRYIYKNYSKEINDRIIHNIKISKRYAAVNATLLAKKGHKIELTLEIENLKNEIISVTKKGNIIEQDAKKLITKEQIAEKIGELGDTTFELGKIQIDYDGTSFIPFSELKTLKRECVSELLEKLLESYKRTAIERKKYDFETNKNSENMESGKDKNSKKPIVSALVTNDEQENVCREMGITKVYRKQFDVAKEKNLSKTNKIKIGTNLASNLYQAIMGEKTGVKGQTLDWNLNVFNNHAIEMFSSFKNLETVFLSPELSYRQLKNIKSDKLKKGLVIYGHLKGMYIEHKIFDKEYKELEGEFYDKYKIVRNELDNIELYLDKPMNLIPRLDDIYELNLDELRLDFTFEKADEVKQIIKSIDTKSGKYTPYAFEQGVL; this is encoded by the coding sequence TTGGAAGAAGCAATAGATTTTGATAAAAAAAGAAAAATGAATATTTTGGCACCGGCCGGTAATTATGAAAAGCTGGTTGCAGCTGTGAAAGCTGGGGCTAATGAGGTATTTTTCGGGCTGAAAGGGTTTGGAGCGAGAAGGAATAATGAAAATCTGGCTATGCAGGAAGTGTTTGATGGGATTGACTACGCTCATTCACGTGGGGTAAAGACGCTTATGACTTTGAATACGATTTTGAAGGACAGCGAGATTAACAGCATGTATAACAATGTCAAAAGAGTTTATGAACACGGGATTGATGCTGTTATTGTGCAGGACTTGGGATTTGTGAAGTTTTTGAAGGAGAATTTTCCAGATTTAAAGATTCATGGAAGTACCCAGATGACTGTGGCAAATCACGTGGAAGCCAATAAACTAAAGGAATTAGGACTTACCCGTGTCTGCCTTGCAAGAGAACTTTCTTTTGAAGAAATAAAAAGCATTCGTGAAAAAACTGACATTGAACTGGAAATATTTGTTTCAGGCTCACTTTGCATTTCCTATTCTGGAAACTGCTATATAAGCAGCTTTATCGGAGGGCGAAGCGGAAACCGTGGACTTTGTGCATATTCCTGCCGTAAGAAGTTTACAGATGAAAATGGAGAAAATGCTTATTTTTTAAGCCCAAACGATCAGTTATTGCAGGAAAAGGAAATAAATATGTTAAAGGATATTGGGATTGATGCGATAAAGGTTGAGGGACGAAAAAAATCGAGCGAGTATGTTTATGAAACTGTAAGCTATTATGACAATATTCTAAAAGGCACTCCACGTCCGACAGAAAGTTACAAATTGTTTAACCGTGGTTATTCAAAAGGATATTTTTATTTGGATAACAAGCTTATGAACTTTAAATATTCCTCAAATTTTGGATATTTTCTTGGAGCGAGAATTGGTGAATCGAATAATTTTAAAATTGATGATGAACTTATTTTAGGAGATGGAGTTCAATTTGTGGATGAAAATTTTGAGCAGATTGGCGGAGAATATGTAAATAAAATTCGGATTATTGAAACTGGAAAAAATGGAAATTCTGAAAAGAAAAATAAAAAACAGAATGGAAAAAGCGAGAATATAGAAAAAATCTCAAAAGCTGACAGATTCGATATTATTTCCATTGGAAAATTACCAAAAGGGACAAGATATATTTACAAAAATTATTCCAAAGAAATTAATGACAGAATTATTCATAATATAAAAATTTCCAAAAGGTATGCCGCTGTTAATGCGACATTACTTGCAAAAAAAGGGCATAAAATCGAGCTTACGCTGGAAATTGAAAATTTGAAAAATGAAATAATTTCTGTTACAAAAAAAGGAAATATTATTGAGCAAGATGCAAAAAAATTGATTACAAAAGAGCAAATTGCTGAAAAAATTGGGGAACTTGGAGATACGACATTTGAGCTTGGGAAAATTCAGATTGATTATGATGGGACTTCATTTATTCCATTTAGTGAGCTGAAAACTCTGAAAAGGGAATGTGTTTCGGAACTTTTGGAAAAATTGCTTGAATCTTACAAAAGAACGGCTATTGAGCGAAAAAAATACGATTTTGAAACAAATAAAAATTCTGAAAATATGGAAAGTGGGAAAGATAAAAATAGCAAAAAGCCTATCGTTTCTGCACTTGTTACAAATGACGAACAGGAAAATGTCTGTCGTGAAATGGGGATAACAAAAGTTTACAGAAAACAGTTTGACGTTGCAAAGGAAAAGAATTTGTCTAAAACAAATAAAATAAAAATAGGTACAAATTTAGCCTCCAATCTTTATCAGGCAATTATGGGAGAAAAAACTGGAGTAAAAGGGCAAACGCTGGACTGGAACTTAAATGTTTTCAACAATCATGCAATTGAGATGTTTTCCAGCTTTAAAAATCTTGAAACTGTATTTTTATCGCCAGAATTAAGTTATCGGCAACTAAAAAACATAAAATCTGACAAGTTGAAAAAAGGGCTTGTAATTTATGGCCATCTAAAAGGAATGTACATCGAGCATAAAATTTTTGATAAGGAATACAAGGAGCTGGAAGGAGAATTTTATGATAAGTACAAGATTGTAAGAAATGAACTTGATAATATTGAACTTTATTTGGATAAGCCGATGAATCTGATACCAAGGTTGGATGATATTTATGAGCTGAATTTGGATGAATTAAGGCTGGACTTTACGTTTGAAAAGGCAGATGAAGTGAAACAGATTATTAAAAGTATTGATACAAAAAGTGGAAAATACACTCCTTATGCCTTTGAGCAGGGAGTTTTATAA
- a CDS encoding DUF3290 family protein, with translation MEFYNFTYLENKRLVTDKFFLVMIIFVIAFVLFAFWKWFKGSISLRDKQLSLLGLMFIFLFSLYHFENYRAKNNQEKVYKNSASVIKKLAEKFKVGENEIFINTPEITEHTVYKIRDKFYQIHWVDNNILVEQMTVPYVDEIKTFKE, from the coding sequence ATGGAATTTTATAATTTTACTTATTTAGAGAATAAAAGACTTGTAACTGATAAATTTTTTCTTGTTATGATTATTTTTGTAATTGCATTTGTATTATTTGCGTTTTGGAAATGGTTTAAAGGAAGTATTTCTTTAAGAGATAAGCAGCTTAGTTTGCTTGGATTGATGTTTATTTTTTTATTTAGCTTGTATCATTTTGAAAATTATAGAGCTAAAAATAATCAGGAAAAAGTTTATAAAAATTCGGCAAGCGTTATTAAAAAATTGGCTGAAAAATTTAAAGTTGGAGAAAATGAAATTTTTATAAATACTCCTGAAATAACAGAACATACAGTTTATAAAATAAGAGATAAGTTTTATCAGATTCATTGGGTAGACAATAATATTCTGGTTGAACAGATGACAGTACCTTATGTGGATGAAATTAAGACATTTAAGGAATAG
- a CDS encoding DUF421 domain-containing protein, with the protein MDFIIPVAIKLTIGFIALVVFMNLNGRSQLAPTSTEDQIGNYVLGGIIGGVIYNPSITIVQFLIVLLIWGVLMTTIDFLKNSNKNVKKMIDGQIVYLIKGGKMLTENFAQATLSIPDFYTKLRTKGIFKISDIEDAFMESNGQLIVIQKNDENYSNLLISEGKILEENLEHIGKDDKWLQEELEKYNISDINDIFLVEYSNDDKLFIVKK; encoded by the coding sequence TTGGATTTTATAATTCCTGTGGCGATAAAACTTACAATTGGATTTATTGCCTTGGTAGTATTTATGAATTTGAATGGACGAAGCCAGCTGGCACCAACTTCAACAGAAGATCAGATAGGTAACTATGTTCTTGGGGGAATCATCGGTGGTGTAATTTACAATCCAAGCATAACAATAGTCCAGTTCCTAATAGTCCTTTTAATATGGGGAGTGTTAATGACAACGATAGATTTTCTAAAGAATTCAAACAAGAATGTAAAAAAAATGATAGACGGACAAATTGTATACTTAATAAAAGGTGGAAAAATGTTAACAGAAAATTTTGCTCAGGCAACTCTTTCTATCCCTGATTTCTACACAAAATTACGGACAAAAGGCATTTTCAAAATATCAGACATTGAAGATGCATTTATGGAATCAAACGGACAACTAATTGTCATACAAAAGAATGATGAAAATTATTCAAACTTATTAATTTCAGAAGGAAAAATCTTGGAAGAAAACTTGGAGCATATTGGAAAAGATGACAAGTGGCTGCAGGAAGAACTAGAAAAATACAATATTTCTGATATTAATGACATTTTTCTGGTTGAATACAGTAACGATGATAAACTTTTTATTGTGAAGAAGTAA
- the grpE gene encoding nucleotide exchange factor GrpE, translating into MEKEEMEEKGKVNFEVKGNNDKIDEILENIGSINDKLNGMNELFLKKIQSTSFEKEIADKLHEEIQEYRNDLHFQLVKPLILDFINMRESMKKGVGNFRKKTDEEKLKLLQSYIEEIEIILENNDIEIYETENGKNIEFDAKRQKIMKKIKTSDEELHGKIYTISSSGYMHKGKVILPEKVEVYIHKKDEEKDEVKGE; encoded by the coding sequence ATGGAAAAAGAGGAGATGGAAGAAAAAGGGAAAGTTAATTTTGAAGTTAAGGGTAATAATGATAAAATTGATGAAATATTAGAAAATATTGGAAGTATTAATGATAAATTGAATGGAATGAATGAATTGTTTCTGAAAAAGATTCAGAGTACGAGTTTTGAAAAGGAAATTGCAGATAAACTTCACGAGGAGATTCAGGAATATAGGAATGATTTACATTTTCAGCTTGTAAAACCGCTTATATTGGATTTTATAAATATGAGAGAAAGTATGAAAAAAGGTGTGGGGAATTTTCGTAAAAAGACAGATGAGGAAAAGTTGAAATTACTTCAAAGTTATATTGAGGAAATTGAGATTATTCTTGAAAATAATGATATAGAAATTTATGAAACAGAGAATGGGAAAAATATAGAATTTGATGCAAAAAGGCAGAAAATAATGAAAAAAATTAAAACTTCGGATGAAGAGCTGCATGGGAAAATTTATACTATTTCAAGCAGTGGGTATATGCACAAAGGAAAAGTGATTTTGCCTGAAAAAGTGGAAGTTTATATCCATAAAAAAGATGAAGAAAAGGATGAAGTGAAGGGAGAATAA
- a CDS encoding Hsp70 family protein, whose protein sequence is MSKYVFGIDLGTTYSCIARVDDTARAEVIKNNDGDNITPSVVAFEGDNVIVGADAKAEAVLNPETTVMLVKTLMGKTDFAINYNGEDKTPEEISAFILRKLTQDASEQLGVEVKDVVITCPAYFGTAERTATKNAGKIAGLNVLEIISEPTAAALYYGCAKEQDEKTILIYDLGGGTFDVTIMRISADKIEVICSDGDHDLGGKNWDEVLIGYLANQFVEKIGYDIEFDEYAKQDLRLKAEKIKKQLTSRSQAGDMLEVMGNREKVTVTRDEFDEITSTLLNETLKKTKEAIEVAKNKGYDVIDEILLVGGSTRMPQVRKALAKNFGQIEIKILEPDEAVAKGAAIHAVNVYVNNQKSLTAKDFESNGEVKVTVNGNEKELKAQDYKEELTFSPEMMSIGGNTREIVIATTKSFAVKVENKEGIKSCFNMIIKNEAMPSGFLEVSGNFSTLYDNQATVDIEIYENDYMDKYFEVDEDLKIGDAVLELPKNTPVGSPVEITLKLNKEGILEVKGLDKTGSKQVNVKFETKGVMTKEELERLTQKSQGIAVL, encoded by the coding sequence ATGTCAAAATATGTTTTTGGAATTGATTTGGGAACAACGTATTCATGTATAGCACGTGTAGATGATACGGCAAGAGCTGAAGTAATAAAAAATAATGATGGGGACAATATAACTCCATCTGTAGTTGCATTTGAAGGGGATAATGTTATTGTCGGGGCTGATGCAAAGGCTGAAGCAGTGTTAAATCCTGAAACAACAGTTATGCTTGTGAAAACATTGATGGGGAAAACGGATTTTGCGATTAATTATAATGGGGAAGACAAGACTCCCGAGGAAATATCAGCATTTATCTTGAGAAAATTGACTCAGGACGCTTCTGAGCAGCTTGGAGTGGAAGTCAAGGATGTTGTGATAACTTGTCCAGCCTATTTTGGCACAGCAGAACGTACAGCCACAAAAAATGCAGGTAAAATAGCGGGACTGAATGTGCTGGAAATTATAAGCGAACCAACAGCGGCGGCACTGTATTATGGATGTGCAAAGGAACAGGATGAGAAAACTATTTTGATTTATGATCTTGGTGGTGGAACATTCGATGTGACGATTATGCGGATAAGTGCTGATAAAATTGAGGTTATCTGTTCGGATGGAGATCATGATTTAGGTGGAAAAAACTGGGATGAGGTACTTATAGGGTATCTGGCTAACCAGTTTGTTGAAAAAATAGGCTATGATATTGAATTTGACGAATATGCAAAACAGGATCTGCGGTTGAAGGCGGAAAAGATAAAAAAACAATTAACTTCGAGAAGTCAGGCTGGAGATATGCTAGAAGTTATGGGAAACAGGGAAAAAGTGACTGTAACTAGAGATGAATTTGATGAAATAACATCCACTTTGTTAAATGAAACTTTGAAAAAGACAAAGGAAGCCATTGAAGTTGCGAAAAATAAAGGTTATGATGTAATTGATGAAATTCTTTTAGTTGGTGGTTCTACAAGAATGCCTCAAGTTAGGAAGGCACTTGCCAAAAATTTTGGACAAATTGAAATCAAGATTCTTGAACCAGATGAAGCTGTGGCAAAAGGGGCGGCAATTCATGCCGTGAATGTCTATGTGAATAATCAGAAAAGCCTTACAGCAAAGGATTTTGAGTCAAATGGGGAAGTAAAAGTTACAGTCAATGGGAACGAGAAGGAACTGAAGGCACAGGATTACAAGGAAGAATTAACGTTTTCGCCTGAAATGATGAGCATTGGTGGAAATACGAGAGAGATTGTGATAGCGACTACAAAAAGTTTTGCGGTAAAAGTGGAAAATAAGGAAGGAATCAAAAGCTGCTTTAATATGATTATAAAAAACGAGGCAATGCCTAGTGGATTTTTGGAAGTATCGGGGAATTTCAGCACGCTCTATGATAATCAGGCGACAGTTGATATTGAAATATATGAAAATGATTATATGGATAAATATTTTGAAGTTGACGAGGACTTAAAAATAGGAGATGCAGTGTTGGAATTGCCAAAAAATACACCTGTCGGCTCACCAGTTGAAATTACACTTAAATTAAACAAGGAAGGAATTTTGGAAGTTAAGGGGCTGGATAAAACTGGAAGTAAGCAAGTTAATGTGAAATTTGAAACAAAAGGTGTAATGACAAAGGAAGAATTGGAAAGATTGACGCAAAAATCACAGGGGATAGCCGTATTGTAA
- a CDS encoding restriction endonuclease subunit S has product MKLGDNVDIIAPLNVKTADSKTGYLLLNPTLVNNGKIESFENAEVPERYKNGKNKINEKYFVRKNDVLFQAKGSKIEVIYVDKDYENVLPATLYFILRANEKVNPKYLQWLLKTELLLLYFEKKYKTMSAVRAVNKTDIVELDIDLPEREVQDRMVEIINNFETEEESTLEYLQLKKKYIEEKILSENKVIINEE; this is encoded by the coding sequence ATGAAATTAGGGGATAATGTAGATATAATAGCACCGTTAAACGTAAAAACAGCAGATTCAAAAACTGGTTATCTTTTACTAAATCCAACACTTGTAAATAATGGAAAGATAGAAAGTTTTGAAAATGCGGAAGTTCCAGAAAGATATAAAAATGGAAAAAATAAAATAAATGAAAAATATTTTGTAAGAAAGAATGATGTATTATTTCAGGCAAAGGGAAGTAAAATAGAAGTCATATATGTTGACAAAGATTATGAAAATGTCCTGCCAGCCACGCTTTACTTTATTTTAAGAGCAAATGAAAAGGTAAATCCAAAATATTTGCAATGGCTTTTAAAGACAGAATTGCTGTTGCTTTACTTTGAGAAAAAATATAAGACAATGAGTGCTGTAAGGGCAGTTAATAAGACGGATATAGTGGAACTTGATATAGATTTGCCTGAAAGAGAAGTACAGGATAGAATGGTGGAAATAATAAATAATTTTGAAACGGAAGAAGAAAGTACACTGGAATATTTACAGCTTAAAAAGAAATATATTGAGGAAAAGATTCTGTCAGAAAATAAGGTGATAATAAATGAAGAATAA
- a CDS encoding endonuclease/exonuclease/phosphatase family protein — MKLLTINVHAWLEENQMEKIDILARDIAEKQYDVIAMQEVNQLMNNPVIFDDIRQENYGWVLLEKLQEYTDTDYYYHWSNSHIGFGKYNEGVAIITRHKISAEDEFYCTFAQSVRTISARRIVSITIDYKGQDIEFYSCHMNLPTCETEDMGENLQSILKRSKTDNLKILMGDFNTDANGNPKDYQNIVNQGLYDTYTMAEKKDSGITVDKGIHGWDQDKSKKRIDYIFSNKQIKVKESKVIFDGKNKGVVSDHFGIEVEIEI; from the coding sequence ATGAAATTACTAACAATTAATGTCCATGCGTGGCTGGAAGAAAATCAAATGGAAAAAATTGATATTTTGGCAAGAGATATTGCTGAAAAGCAGTATGATGTGATAGCAATGCAGGAAGTGAATCAGCTTATGAATAATCCTGTAATCTTTGATGACATAAGACAGGAAAATTATGGATGGGTACTTCTGGAAAAATTACAGGAGTATACAGATACGGACTATTATTATCACTGGAGTAACTCACACATTGGATTTGGAAAATATAATGAAGGTGTGGCAATAATAACAAGACATAAAATTAGTGCTGAAGATGAATTTTACTGTACTTTTGCACAATCAGTAAGAACAATATCGGCAAGAAGGATTGTAAGCATTACAATTGATTATAAGGGACAGGATATTGAATTTTACAGCTGCCATATGAATTTGCCAACTTGTGAAACAGAAGATATGGGAGAAAATTTACAAAGCATTCTAAAAAGATCTAAAACTGATAATTTAAAAATATTAATGGGAGATTTTAATACGGATGCCAATGGAAATCCAAAAGACTATCAAAATATTGTAAATCAAGGTTTATATGATACATATACCATGGCTGAGAAAAAAGATAGCGGGATAACTGTTGATAAAGGGATTCACGGATGGGATCAAGATAAATCTAAAAAGAGAATAGATTATATATTTAGTAATAAACAAATAAAAGTAAAAGAAAGCAAAGTTATCTTTGATGGTAAAAATAAAGGTGTAGTATCGGATCATTTCGGAATAGAAGTAGAAATAGAAATTTAA
- a CDS encoding alpha-glucoside-specific PTS transporter subunit IIBC, whose translation MMKKIQRFGGAMMAPVLLFAFTGIVVGLASVFTNTQVVGKIAEEGTLWYNFWYVVSEGGWTVFRQMPILFAIGLPISLATKTNARACMETFALYTTFNYFVAAILKVFYGIDAAEQIANKVTGYAAIGGVPTLDTNLFGGILIAALVVYLHNKYFDKKLPDFLGVFQGSVFVYIVGFVVMIPCAFLTVLIWPKIQMGISAMQGFMKVSGVFGVWIYTFLERILIPTGLHHFVYTPFVFGPAAVPNGIQVYWVEHIKEFAQSTQALKTLFPQGGFALHGNSKIFGATGIALAMYATAKPEKKKTVAALLIPIVFTAVVSGITEPLEFTFLFIAPVLFAVHAFLAATMAATMYAFGVVGNMGGGLLDFLFLNWIPMFKNHSGTVITQIVIGLIFTAIYFFVFRFLIQKMDLKTPGREDEDEEMKLYTKADYKAKHGEGGAASGSSDDQYMDQAIIILEALGGKENIEELNNCATRLRVSVKDEAKLAKDAAFKAGGAHGVVRKGKAIQVIIGLTVPQVRERIENLIK comes from the coding sequence ATGATGAAAAAAATTCAACGATTTGGTGGAGCAATGATGGCACCAGTTCTATTATTCGCATTCACAGGGATAGTCGTAGGATTAGCTTCTGTATTTACTAATACACAAGTTGTAGGAAAAATTGCTGAAGAAGGTACACTATGGTACAATTTCTGGTATGTGGTATCAGAAGGTGGTTGGACAGTATTTAGACAAATGCCAATATTATTTGCGATAGGGTTACCAATCAGTTTGGCAACAAAAACAAATGCGAGAGCATGTATGGAAACATTTGCGTTATACACTACATTTAATTATTTTGTAGCAGCAATATTAAAAGTATTCTATGGAATAGATGCAGCGGAACAAATAGCTAACAAAGTAACAGGGTATGCTGCAATAGGTGGAGTTCCAACATTAGATACAAATTTATTTGGTGGTATCTTAATAGCAGCATTAGTAGTATATCTACATAATAAATACTTTGACAAAAAGTTACCTGATTTCTTAGGAGTATTCCAAGGTTCAGTATTTGTATATATAGTAGGGTTTGTAGTTATGATTCCTTGTGCATTCCTAACAGTATTAATTTGGCCTAAAATTCAAATGGGAATTAGTGCAATGCAAGGATTTATGAAAGTTTCAGGAGTATTTGGAGTATGGATTTACACATTCTTGGAAAGAATATTAATCCCAACAGGATTACATCACTTTGTTTATACACCGTTTGTATTCGGGCCAGCAGCAGTTCCTAACGGAATTCAAGTTTACTGGGTTGAACATATAAAAGAATTTGCTCAAAGCACACAAGCGTTAAAAACTTTATTCCCACAAGGTGGATTTGCATTACACGGAAATTCAAAAATATTTGGTGCAACAGGAATAGCACTTGCTATGTACGCTACTGCAAAACCTGAGAAAAAGAAAACTGTTGCAGCATTATTGATACCAATAGTATTTACAGCCGTAGTTTCAGGTATAACAGAACCATTAGAATTTACATTCTTATTTATAGCTCCTGTATTGTTTGCAGTTCATGCTTTCTTGGCAGCAACAATGGCAGCAACAATGTATGCTTTCGGAGTAGTTGGAAATATGGGTGGAGGATTACTTGATTTCCTATTCTTAAACTGGATACCAATGTTTAAAAATCACTCTGGAACAGTAATTACTCAGATAGTGATAGGGTTAATATTTACAGCAATATATTTCTTTGTATTTAGATTCTTAATTCAAAAAATGGATTTAAAGACTCCAGGTAGAGAAGATGAAGATGAAGAAATGAAACTTTACACTAAAGCTGATTATAAAGCTAAACATGGTGAAGGTGGAGCAGCTTCTGGTTCTTCAGATGATCAATATATGGATCAGGCAATAATAATTCTTGAAGCATTAGGTGGAAAAGAAAACATTGAAGAATTAAATAATTGTGCAACTAGACTTAGAGTAAGTGTAAAAGATGAAGCAAAATTAGCAAAAGATGCAGCATTTAAAGCTGGTGGAGCTCATGGTGTAGTTAGAAAAGGTAAAGCAATTCAAGTAATCATAGGTTTAACAGTACCTCAAGTAAGAGAAAGAATTGAAAACTTAATCAAATAA
- a CDS encoding GntR family transcriptional regulator, with the protein MNKYEKVYHDIKEQIKNGTLKPGDFLKKEDDLAMDYNFSKLTVRKALSMLEAEGYIQKVKGKRSVVLEKKDLENISLTSIQTVQEINKIQNINLKTDLISLYIVQGVKKLMEEFQVSENADFYKVVRTTSLDGEVLDYSTSYFDRRIVPFLNEKIAKKSIYEYLENELKLKIAYSRRDINFRKITPEEQKYLKLKDINMVVVIETHAYLSNGTLFQYETIIHHPEKFTFTAIAKR; encoded by the coding sequence ATGAATAAATATGAAAAAGTATATCACGATATAAAAGAACAAATAAAAAATGGAACTCTGAAACCAGGAGATTTTCTAAAAAAAGAAGATGATTTGGCAATGGATTATAATTTTTCTAAACTTACTGTAAGAAAGGCTCTTTCTATGCTGGAAGCAGAAGGCTATATTCAAAAAGTAAAAGGAAAAAGATCAGTTGTACTAGAAAAAAAAGATCTGGAAAATATTTCTCTGACTTCCATTCAAACTGTCCAAGAAATTAATAAAATCCAAAATATTAATCTTAAAACTGATTTAATCAGTTTGTATATTGTTCAAGGAGTGAAAAAGTTAATGGAAGAATTTCAAGTTTCTGAAAATGCTGACTTTTATAAAGTTGTACGTACGACTTCTTTAGATGGAGAGGTTTTAGATTATTCTACTAGCTATTTTGATAGAAGGATAGTACCTTTTCTAAATGAAAAAATAGCTAAAAAATCAATATACGAATATCTAGAAAACGAACTAAAGTTAAAAATAGCCTATTCACGTAGAGATATTAACTTTAGAAAAATTACTCCTGAAGAACAAAAGTATCTTAAATTAAAGGATATAAATATGGTTGTCGTTATTGAAACTCATGCTTATCTATCTAATGGCACCCTTTTTCAATATGAAACCATTATTCATCATCCTGAAAAATTTACTTTCACAGCTATCGCTAAAAGATAA